From a single Micromonospora sp. WMMD1102 genomic region:
- the lipB gene encoding lipoyl(octanoyl) transferase LipB codes for MTSTVAGLTSVRLGTVDYLAAWDEQRRVHEAVVAGERPDTVLLLEHPNVYTAGKRTEPWDRPMDGTPVIDVDRGGKITWHGPGQLVGYPILKLPGADTGLPVDVVAFVRRTEQLLLDVCAELGLSSVMLVEGRSGVWVPADERGPERKVAAIGIRVARGVTQHGFSINCDCDLAAYDRIVACGLRDVGVTSLSAELGRPVTVAEVLPVVERHLPALLP; via the coding sequence GTGACCAGCACTGTTGCCGGGTTGACCAGCGTCCGACTCGGGACCGTCGACTATCTGGCGGCCTGGGACGAGCAACGTCGGGTACACGAGGCGGTGGTCGCCGGAGAGCGGCCGGACACCGTACTCCTGCTCGAACATCCGAACGTCTACACCGCCGGCAAGCGCACCGAGCCCTGGGACCGGCCGATGGACGGCACGCCGGTGATCGACGTCGACCGGGGCGGCAAGATCACCTGGCACGGGCCGGGGCAGCTCGTCGGCTATCCGATCCTCAAGCTTCCGGGGGCGGACACCGGGCTGCCGGTGGACGTCGTCGCCTTCGTCCGGCGTACCGAGCAACTGCTGCTCGACGTCTGCGCCGAACTCGGACTGTCCAGCGTGATGCTGGTGGAGGGGCGCAGCGGCGTCTGGGTGCCCGCCGACGAGCGCGGGCCGGAACGCAAGGTGGCCGCCATCGGCATCCGGGTGGCCCGGGGCGTGACCCAGCACGGGTTCTCGATCAACTGCGACTGCGACCTGGCGGCGTACGACCGGATCGTCGCCTGCGGGCTGCGCGACGTCGGCGTCACCTCACTCAGCGCCGAACTGGGCCGCCCGGTCACCGTCGCCGAGGTCCTCCCGGTGGTCGAACGCCACCTCCCCGCCCTGCTCCCCTGA
- the lpdA gene encoding dihydrolipoyl dehydrogenase, translated as MSEPNGGTFDVVILGGGSGGYAAALRAAQLDLSVVMIEKGKVGGTCLHNGCIPTKALLHAAEIADQTRESEQFGVKAELVGIDMTGVNSYKDGVISRLYKGLQGLIKSAKITVVEGEGKLVSADTVEVDGTRYTGRNIVLATGSYARTLPGLEVDGERVITSDHALTLDRVPTSAIVLGGGVIGVEFASVWKSFGVDVTIIEALPRLVAAEDEESSKALERAFRKRGIAFKTGKRFEKVERTESGVKVTIEGGDTFEAELLLVAVGRGPNTANLGYEEQGVKLDRGFVVTDERLRTGVPNVYAVGDIVPGLQLAHRGFQQGIFVAEEIAGQNPAVIDENGIPRVTYSDPELASVGLTEARAKEQYGAEKVKTYNYNLGGNGKSQILKTAGFVKLVRVDDGPVVGLHLVGARVGELVGEAQLIFNWEAYPAEVAQLVHAHPTQSEALGEAHLALAGKPLHAHA; from the coding sequence GTGAGCGAGCCGAACGGCGGAACGTTCGACGTCGTCATCCTCGGAGGTGGCAGCGGCGGGTACGCGGCGGCGCTGCGCGCCGCCCAACTGGACCTCTCGGTCGTGATGATCGAGAAGGGCAAGGTCGGCGGCACCTGCCTGCACAACGGCTGCATCCCCACCAAGGCGCTGCTGCACGCGGCCGAGATCGCCGACCAGACCCGCGAGTCGGAGCAGTTCGGCGTCAAGGCCGAGCTGGTCGGCATCGACATGACGGGCGTCAACTCGTACAAGGACGGCGTGATCTCGCGGCTCTACAAGGGTCTGCAAGGGCTGATCAAGAGCGCCAAGATCACCGTGGTCGAGGGCGAGGGGAAGCTCGTCTCCGCCGACACCGTCGAGGTGGACGGCACCCGCTACACCGGCCGGAACATCGTCCTGGCCACCGGCTCGTACGCCCGGACCCTGCCCGGCCTGGAGGTCGACGGCGAGCGGGTGATCACCAGCGATCACGCGCTGACCCTGGACCGGGTGCCGACCTCGGCGATCGTGCTCGGCGGCGGCGTGATCGGCGTCGAGTTCGCCAGCGTCTGGAAGTCCTTCGGGGTCGACGTCACGATCATCGAGGCGCTGCCCCGGCTGGTCGCCGCCGAGGACGAGGAGTCCTCCAAGGCGCTGGAGCGGGCGTTCCGCAAGCGCGGCATCGCCTTCAAGACCGGCAAGCGGTTCGAGAAGGTGGAGCGCACCGAGTCCGGCGTCAAGGTCACCATCGAGGGCGGCGACACCTTCGAGGCCGAGCTGCTGCTGGTCGCGGTCGGCCGTGGGCCGAACACCGCGAACCTCGGCTACGAGGAGCAGGGCGTCAAGCTCGACCGGGGCTTCGTGGTCACCGACGAGCGGCTGCGCACCGGAGTGCCGAACGTGTACGCCGTCGGCGACATCGTGCCCGGCCTCCAGCTCGCGCACCGGGGCTTCCAGCAGGGCATCTTCGTGGCCGAGGAGATCGCCGGCCAGAACCCCGCCGTGATCGACGAGAACGGCATCCCCCGGGTCACCTACTCCGACCCGGAGCTGGCCTCGGTCGGGCTCACCGAGGCCCGGGCCAAGGAGCAGTACGGCGCCGAGAAGGTGAAGACCTACAACTACAACCTCGGTGGCAACGGCAAGAGCCAGATCCTCAAGACGGCCGGCTTCGTCAAGCTGGTCCGAGTCGACGACGGTCCCGTGGTCGGCCTGCACCTGGTGGGTGCCCGGGTCGGCGAGCTGGTCGGGGAGGCGCAGCTCATCTTCAACTGGGAGGCGTACCCGGCCGAGGTGGCGCAGCTCGTCCACGCCCACCCCACCCAGAGCGAGGCGCTCGGCGAGGCCCATCTGGCCCTGGCCGGCAAGCCGCTGCACGCACACGCCTGA
- a CDS encoding SCO5389 family protein, with protein MSLDVPTALLERAEAGQVDDEEFVDCVRRSLPYAWAVVSEVSARVHAGTADYADHAVPPPSETERGQLLRALASDAIRGGLERHFGVRLAFQNCHRVAAFRLGAVGGTTYQRFVSPLAQIRNQSPELRDC; from the coding sequence ATGTCCCTGGACGTACCCACCGCACTGCTCGAACGGGCCGAGGCCGGCCAGGTCGACGACGAGGAGTTCGTCGACTGCGTCCGGCGGTCCCTGCCGTACGCCTGGGCGGTGGTCTCCGAGGTCTCGGCCCGGGTGCACGCCGGCACGGCCGACTACGCCGACCACGCCGTGCCGCCGCCGAGCGAGACGGAACGCGGTCAACTGCTCCGGGCGCTGGCCAGCGACGCCATCCGGGGCGGACTGGAACGCCACTTCGGGGTACGCCTCGCGTTCCAGAACTGTCACCGGGTGGCCGCGTTCCGGCTCGGGGCGGTGGGCGGGACGACGTACCAGCGGTTCGTCTCGCCGCTGGCCCAGATCCGCAACCAGTCCCCGGAACTGCGGGACTGCTGA
- a CDS encoding ATP-binding protein encodes MKISFVGKGGSGKTTLAALFARHLAAADPADGGPPPLLAIDADINQHLGTALGATEAEAARLPTLGDHLPEIKEYLRGDNPRISSAAAMVKTTPPGRGSRLLPVDGDNPVYAAVVREVAGVRLAVTGPFGSDDLGVSCYHSKVGAVELLLNHLTDGPGEYVVVDMTAGADSFASGLFTRFDATFLVCEPTLRSVGVYRQYAGYAREYGIRVHVVGNKVDDSSDVEFLRQHVGADLLTWLTRSDYVRSAERGAPAPVHTLEPANRAALDLLRATVDAQVQDWATFRRHAVEFHRRNALAWANDRVGEDLAGQVDPDYVPGPQTPVH; translated from the coding sequence GTGAAAATCTCGTTCGTCGGCAAGGGCGGCAGTGGCAAGACCACCCTGGCCGCCCTCTTCGCCCGGCACCTCGCCGCAGCGGACCCGGCCGACGGCGGCCCGCCGCCGCTGCTCGCCATCGACGCCGACATCAACCAGCACCTCGGGACCGCGCTCGGCGCCACCGAGGCGGAGGCGGCCCGGCTGCCGACGCTCGGCGACCACCTTCCGGAGATCAAGGAGTACCTGCGCGGCGACAACCCGCGGATCTCCTCGGCCGCGGCGATGGTCAAGACCACCCCGCCCGGCCGTGGCTCCCGGCTGCTGCCGGTCGACGGCGACAACCCGGTGTACGCGGCGGTGGTCCGCGAGGTGGCCGGAGTGCGGCTCGCCGTGACCGGGCCGTTCGGCAGCGACGACCTCGGCGTCTCCTGCTACCACAGCAAGGTCGGCGCGGTGGAACTGCTGCTCAACCACCTGACCGACGGCCCCGGGGAGTACGTCGTGGTGGACATGACCGCCGGGGCCGACTCGTTCGCCTCCGGGTTGTTCACCCGGTTCGACGCCACCTTCCTGGTCTGCGAACCGACGCTGCGCAGCGTCGGCGTCTACCGGCAGTACGCCGGCTACGCCCGCGAGTACGGCATCCGGGTGCACGTGGTCGGCAACAAGGTCGACGACTCCTCCGACGTCGAGTTCCTGCGCCAGCACGTCGGCGCCGACCTGCTCACCTGGCTGACCCGCTCCGACTACGTCCGGAGCGCCGAACGGGGCGCGCCGGCCCCGGTGCACACCCTGGAGCCGGCCAACCGGGCCGCCCTCGACCTGCTCCGGGCCACCGTCGACGCCCAGGTGCAGGACTGGGCCACCTTCCGGCGGCACGCGGTCGAGTTCCACCGGCGCAACGCCCTCGCCTGGGCCAACGACCGGGTCGGCGAGGACCTGGCCGGCCAGGTGGACCCCGACTACGTACCCGGCCCGCAGACCCCGGTGCACTGA
- the aspS gene encoding aspartate--tRNA(Asn) ligase, giving the protein MPRVLSTSLPARVGSAVTVAGWVHRRRQLKSVTFLILRDAAGLAQVVVTDAGLRARLAELPEESVVEVTGRAVGNPAAPAGVELVDPTVRPLGDPAVPPPFDVYRPELTAALPTQLDHAAVALRHPGRSAALRISAALVAGFRATLDGLGFVEVHTPKIVAAATESGANVFALDYFGRPGYLAQSPQFYKQMLVGVLERVYEVGPVFRAEPHDTTRHLAQYTSLDVEFGFVTDHRDVMRLLRDVLAGMLDGLADRPNAPARIPVVPVEIPAVHFAEALAIAGAPPDEPDLAPAHERALGEWARVEHGSDFLFVTGYPLAKRPFYTHPATDDPPSGGPAGEYSNGFDLLFRGVELVTGGQRLHRYADYLSALAQRGEPVEPYAGYLDAFRHGMPPHGGFAIGLERLVARLLGAGNVREVTAFPRDLHRLTP; this is encoded by the coding sequence GTGCCACGGGTCCTTTCCACGTCGCTGCCCGCGCGGGTCGGCAGCGCGGTGACCGTCGCCGGCTGGGTACACCGCCGCCGGCAGCTCAAGTCGGTGACGTTCCTGATCCTGCGGGACGCCGCCGGGCTGGCCCAGGTGGTGGTGACCGACGCCGGCCTGCGGGCCCGGCTGGCCGAGCTGCCCGAGGAGTCGGTGGTCGAGGTGACCGGCCGGGCGGTCGGCAACCCCGCCGCGCCCGCCGGGGTCGAGCTGGTCGACCCGACGGTACGCCCACTCGGCGACCCCGCCGTGCCACCACCGTTCGACGTGTACCGCCCGGAGCTGACCGCGGCCCTGCCCACCCAGCTCGACCACGCGGCGGTGGCGTTACGGCATCCCGGCCGCTCGGCGGCGCTGCGGATCTCGGCCGCCCTGGTCGCCGGCTTCCGGGCCACCCTGGACGGGCTCGGCTTCGTCGAGGTGCACACCCCGAAGATCGTCGCCGCCGCCACCGAGAGCGGCGCGAACGTCTTCGCCCTGGACTACTTCGGCCGGCCCGGCTATCTCGCCCAGTCCCCGCAGTTCTACAAGCAGATGCTGGTCGGGGTGCTGGAACGGGTCTACGAGGTCGGGCCGGTGTTCCGGGCCGAGCCGCACGACACCACCCGGCACCTGGCGCAGTACACCTCGCTGGACGTCGAGTTCGGCTTCGTCACCGACCACCGGGACGTGATGCGGCTGCTCCGCGACGTACTCGCCGGAATGCTGGACGGACTCGCGGACCGTCCGAACGCACCCGCGCGGATCCCGGTCGTGCCGGTGGAGATTCCGGCGGTGCACTTCGCCGAGGCGCTGGCGATCGCGGGAGCGCCGCCGGACGAGCCCGACCTCGCCCCGGCGCACGAGCGGGCACTCGGCGAGTGGGCGCGGGTCGAGCACGGCTCCGACTTCCTCTTCGTCACCGGCTATCCGCTGGCGAAACGCCCCTTCTACACGCACCCGGCCACCGACGACCCGCCGTCCGGCGGGCCGGCGGGGGAGTACTCGAACGGGTTCGACCTGCTGTTCCGGGGAGTGGAGCTGGTCACCGGCGGGCAGCGGCTGCACCGGTACGCCGACTATCTGTCCGCGCTGGCGCAGCGGGGCGAACCCGTCGAGCCGTACGCCGGTTACCTGGACGCGTTCCGGCACGGCATGCCGCCGCACGGCGGTTTCGCGATCGGGCTGGAGCGATTGGTGGCCCGGCTGCTCGGGGCCGGCAATGTCCGCGAGGTCACCGCCTTCCCCCGCGACCTGCACCGCCTCACTCCCTGA
- a CDS encoding TIGR01777 family oxidoreductase, with the protein MRILIAGASGWLGTRLTDQLRAAGHDVVRLVRRPTRDADEVRWDPGAGQLDPAALAGAGAAVNLAGANIGDRRWTQGFKEVLRSSRVDSTGTLARALAALPVEQRPRVLLNGSAIGWYGDTGDRPVEEGEPAGDGFMADLCRVWEAATAPAEQAGVRVVRLRTGLPLEHTGGLLKPQLLPYRLGIAGRFGSGRQWIPWISMADWLAATTFLLDREDIAGPVNVVGPAPVTNAEFTRELGRLLHRPTVMPVPAVALRVLLGEMSAEPLRSLRVMPGVLNRAGFEFRHPDLRSALEAALPDR; encoded by the coding sequence ATGCGAATCCTGATCGCCGGTGCGTCCGGCTGGCTCGGCACCCGCCTGACCGACCAGCTCCGGGCGGCGGGTCACGACGTCGTCCGGCTGGTCCGGCGCCCCACCCGAGATGCCGACGAGGTGCGCTGGGATCCCGGCGCCGGCCAACTCGACCCGGCGGCCCTGGCCGGCGCCGGTGCGGCGGTGAACCTGGCCGGCGCCAACATCGGCGACCGCCGCTGGACCCAGGGCTTCAAGGAGGTACTCCGGTCCAGCCGGGTCGACAGCACCGGCACACTGGCCCGGGCGCTCGCCGCGCTACCCGTCGAACAGCGTCCCCGGGTGCTGTTGAACGGCTCGGCGATCGGCTGGTACGGCGACACCGGCGACCGCCCGGTCGAGGAGGGTGAGCCGGCCGGCGACGGCTTCATGGCCGACCTGTGCCGGGTCTGGGAGGCGGCGACCGCCCCGGCCGAGCAGGCCGGGGTACGCGTGGTGCGGCTGCGTACCGGCCTGCCGCTGGAGCACACCGGCGGGCTGCTCAAGCCGCAGCTGCTACCGTACCGTCTCGGGATCGCGGGCAGGTTCGGCAGTGGCCGGCAGTGGATTCCGTGGATCTCGATGGCCGACTGGCTGGCGGCGACCACCTTCCTGCTGGACCGCGAGGACATCGCCGGCCCGGTGAACGTGGTCGGACCGGCACCGGTGACGAACGCCGAGTTCACCAGGGAGTTGGGCCGGCTGCTGCACCGGCCGACGGTGATGCCGGTGCCCGCGGTCGCGCTGCGGGTCCTGCTCGGCGAGATGTCGGCCGAGCCGCTGCGCAGCCTCCGGGTAATGCCCGGGGTGCTGAACCGGGCCGGCTTCGAGTTCCGGCATCCCGACCTGCGCAGCGCGCTGGAAGCGGCCCTGCCCGACCGCTGA
- a CDS encoding lipoyl synthase produces the protein MGVVTAPEIRPGHPVAPEGRRLLRVEARNAATPIERKPPWIKVKAKMGPEYTQLRGLVSREGLHTVCQEAGCPNIYECWEDREATFLIGGDQCTRRCDFCQIDTGKPADFDADEPRRVAESVVAMGLRYATVTGVARDDLPDGGAWLYAETVRQIHALTRRDGVGGAGTADGVDPTADGTLDGLSHCGVELLIPDFTGNPDQLAEVFGARPEVLAHNVETVPRIFKRIRPAFRYERSLDVLTQARAAGLVTKSNLILGLGEERAEISQALRDLHAAGCELVTITQYLRPTPRHHPVERWVRPEEFVELREEAEEIGFAGVLSGPLVRSSYRAGRLYRQAVEARELPAATAAR, from the coding sequence GTGGGCGTCGTGACCGCACCGGAGATCCGTCCCGGCCATCCCGTCGCGCCGGAGGGGCGCCGGCTGCTGCGGGTCGAGGCCCGCAACGCGGCGACGCCGATCGAGCGCAAGCCGCCGTGGATCAAGGTCAAGGCGAAGATGGGCCCCGAGTACACCCAGCTCCGTGGGCTGGTCTCCCGGGAGGGGCTGCACACCGTCTGCCAGGAGGCCGGCTGCCCCAACATCTACGAGTGCTGGGAAGACCGGGAGGCGACCTTCCTGATCGGCGGTGACCAGTGCACCCGCCGGTGCGACTTCTGCCAGATCGACACCGGCAAACCGGCCGACTTCGACGCCGACGAGCCGCGCCGGGTCGCCGAGTCCGTGGTCGCGATGGGTCTGCGGTACGCCACCGTCACCGGGGTGGCCCGGGACGACCTGCCGGACGGCGGTGCCTGGCTCTACGCCGAGACGGTCCGGCAGATCCACGCGCTGACCCGCCGGGACGGCGTCGGTGGCGCCGGGACTGCCGACGGGGTCGACCCGACCGCCGACGGCACCCTGGACGGGCTGTCGCACTGCGGGGTCGAGCTGCTGATCCCGGACTTCACCGGCAACCCGGACCAGCTCGCCGAGGTCTTCGGTGCCCGCCCGGAGGTGCTGGCGCACAACGTCGAGACGGTACCCCGAATCTTCAAGCGGATCCGGCCCGCGTTCCGCTACGAGCGCTCGCTCGACGTGCTCACCCAGGCCCGCGCCGCCGGGCTGGTGACGAAGTCCAACCTGATCCTCGGGCTCGGCGAGGAGCGTGCCGAGATCTCCCAGGCGCTGCGCGACCTGCACGCGGCCGGCTGCGAGCTGGTGACCATCACGCAGTACCTGCGCCCGACGCCCCGGCACCACCCGGTCGAGCGGTGGGTGCGCCCGGAGGAGTTCGTGGAGCTGCGCGAGGAGGCCGAGGAGATCGGCTTCGCCGGGGTGCTGAGCGGGCCGCTGGTGCGCTCGTCCTACCGGGCCGGCCGCCTCTACCGGCAGGCCGTCGAGGCGCGCGAACTGCCGGCCGCCACCGCCGCCCGGTAG
- a CDS encoding DUF2079 domain-containing protein produces MRRRTDLLVALVAIVGAGWVTSGLWLDPNGRAITVNSSDQALFEWLLAYGAHALTHGQNPFFTDLVNVPDGVNLAVNTSVTVYAVVFAPLTYTVGAPATFLVILTGNIAATAFGWYWLLSRKLLRNTAAAVLGGLFIGFAPGLVAHANAHLNWSAGWVVPMLLWGVLRLRQPGRWLRNGLLLGLLVAVAFSIAAEGLFFTALACAVFFGTWATDRHRRAEARAALPDFLRGLGVTALVAFALLSYPLWLHFLGPQRFHGTGFDPVIHAEDIAAYGAYPQRSLAGELGLGTSLAPNPTEENSFLGLPLLLLAVVCFVVLWRRTDPTRRATLRAIGVTTLVFAVLSWGPRVKIFGTHTDVPLPYALLGHLPVFNAALPSRLALVVGPLVGLLLAHTVDLLRAGRDSRQAEASPGGAGPVSGGAAPPSGRARAGWLAGFAVALLPLLPVPLLTSAREPIPEFVTAGTWRQYVSPGGTLTPLPLTLDLAPDGQRWQAYALSHRQGEFGIPSGFFLGPGGPDGRGRIGPVPRATDALLLRVAETGERPVITDADRAAARADLRYWRVEAVVLADRVHGAKFPIHTDALLDVTTALLGPPERVADVHLWRLPPERAS; encoded by the coding sequence ATCCGCCGCCGGACCGACCTGCTCGTCGCGCTGGTCGCGATCGTCGGCGCGGGCTGGGTCACCAGCGGCCTCTGGCTCGACCCGAACGGGCGGGCGATCACCGTCAACTCCAGCGACCAGGCCCTCTTCGAATGGCTGCTCGCCTACGGCGCACACGCCCTCACCCACGGGCAGAACCCGTTCTTCACCGACCTGGTGAACGTGCCGGACGGGGTCAACCTGGCCGTCAACACCTCGGTCACCGTCTACGCCGTCGTCTTCGCCCCGCTCACCTACACCGTCGGCGCCCCGGCCACCTTCCTGGTGATCCTCACCGGCAACATCGCCGCCACCGCCTTCGGCTGGTACTGGCTGCTCTCCCGCAAACTCCTCCGGAACACGGCGGCGGCGGTCCTCGGCGGGCTGTTCATCGGCTTCGCGCCCGGCCTCGTCGCGCACGCCAACGCGCACCTGAACTGGAGCGCCGGCTGGGTCGTCCCGATGCTGCTCTGGGGCGTACTCCGGCTGCGTCAGCCCGGCCGGTGGCTACGCAACGGGCTGCTGCTCGGGCTGCTGGTCGCGGTCGCCTTCTCGATCGCCGCCGAGGGACTCTTCTTCACCGCGCTGGCCTGCGCGGTCTTCTTCGGCACCTGGGCCACCGACCGGCACCGTCGGGCCGAGGCACGGGCCGCACTGCCGGACTTCCTGCGCGGGCTCGGCGTCACCGCACTCGTGGCGTTCGCGCTGCTGTCGTATCCGCTCTGGCTGCACTTCCTCGGCCCGCAGCGGTTCCACGGCACCGGCTTCGACCCGGTGATCCACGCCGAGGACATCGCCGCGTACGGGGCGTACCCGCAGCGCTCCCTGGCCGGCGAACTCGGGCTGGGCACCTCGCTGGCGCCGAACCCGACCGAGGAGAACTCCTTCCTCGGGCTGCCCCTGCTGCTCCTGGCCGTGGTCTGCTTCGTCGTGCTGTGGCGACGCACCGACCCGACCCGCCGGGCCACGCTGCGGGCGATCGGGGTGACCACACTGGTCTTCGCCGTACTCTCCTGGGGTCCCCGGGTGAAGATCTTCGGTACCCACACCGACGTGCCGCTGCCGTACGCCCTGCTCGGGCACCTGCCGGTCTTCAACGCCGCCCTGCCGTCCCGGCTCGCCCTGGTGGTGGGACCACTGGTCGGGCTGCTGCTGGCACACACCGTCGACCTGCTCCGCGCCGGGCGGGACAGCCGACAGGCCGAAGCGTCCCCCGGAGGAGCCGGCCCGGTCTCCGGAGGGGCCGCCCCGCCGTCGGGTCGGGCGCGGGCCGGCTGGCTGGCCGGATTCGCCGTGGCACTCCTGCCGCTGCTGCCGGTGCCGCTGCTCACCAGCGCCCGGGAGCCGATCCCGGAGTTCGTCACCGCCGGCACCTGGCGGCAGTACGTCTCCCCCGGCGGGACGCTCACCCCGCTGCCGCTCACCCTCGACCTGGCTCCGGACGGGCAACGCTGGCAGGCGTACGCGCTGAGCCACCGGCAGGGCGAGTTCGGCATCCCGTCCGGCTTCTTCCTCGGCCCCGGCGGGCCGGACGGCCGGGGCCGGATCGGGCCGGTGCCCCGGGCCACCGACGCGCTGCTGTTGCGGGTGGCCGAGACCGGCGAACGGCCGGTGATCACCGACGCCGACCGGGCCGCCGCCCGAGCCGACCTGCGCTACTGGCGGGTCGAGGCGGTGGTGCTCGCCGACCGGGTACACGGCGCCAAGTTCCCGATCCACACCGACGCGCTGCTCGACGTCACCACCGCACTCCTCGGCCCTCCGGAACGGGTCGCCGACGTCCACCTCTGGCGCCTCCCGCCGGAGCGCGCCTCGTGA
- the sucB gene encoding 2-oxoglutarate dehydrogenase, E2 component, dihydrolipoamide succinyltransferase: protein MPVSVTMPRLGESVTEGTVTRWLKQEGDRVEVDEPLLEVSTDKVDTEIPSPAAGVLARIVVSEDETAEVGSELAVIDGDGESGGESAPAQPEQAEAEPAQQAEAEPAEAAPQAEAAPQAEAEPSDQQERAEQPEPETVSAQTAPAGDSGTVLKMPALGESVTEGTVTRWLKEIGDTVEADEPLVEVSTDKVDTEIPSPVGGTLLEIRVGQDETAPVGADLAVIGAPGGAAPAAEPEQQPEPEQKAAKPAAEPEPKAEKPAAEPEPAKAAAEPAGASYQTPAPETERSAQPARTEQAAQPASRGAAGTPAPAPSGENGAGYVTPLVRKLASDQGVDLSTVSGTGVGGRIRKQDVLEAAERARAAAQAPAAQPAAPAAAPAAKAEPSPLRGSTQKLPRIRAVIARRMQESLHEMAQLTTVVEVDVTRIARLRAQAKDTFLQRHGVKLSFLPFFALAAVEALQTYPVVNARMDLEGGTITYPEAEHLGIAVDTERGLMVPVIHNAGDLNLAGIARRVADLAERTRTNKISPDEIAGATFTLTNTGSRGALFDTPIVPAPQSAMLGTGAVVKRPMVVNDPQLGEVIAARSMIYLALSYDHRLVDGADAARFLTAIKERLEAGQFEAELGLS from the coding sequence ATGCCGGTATCGGTCACCATGCCCCGGCTGGGCGAGAGCGTCACTGAGGGCACCGTCACCCGGTGGCTCAAGCAGGAGGGCGACCGGGTCGAGGTCGACGAGCCCCTGCTCGAGGTCTCCACCGACAAGGTCGACACCGAGATCCCCTCCCCGGCGGCCGGCGTGCTGGCCCGGATCGTGGTGAGCGAGGACGAGACCGCCGAGGTCGGCAGCGAGCTGGCGGTGATCGACGGCGACGGCGAGTCGGGCGGCGAGTCCGCACCGGCCCAGCCGGAGCAGGCCGAGGCGGAGCCCGCGCAGCAGGCCGAGGCCGAGCCGGCGGAAGCTGCCCCGCAGGCCGAGGCTGCCCCGCAGGCGGAAGCGGAGCCCTCCGACCAGCAGGAGCGGGCCGAGCAGCCGGAGCCGGAGACGGTCTCGGCGCAGACCGCGCCGGCCGGCGACTCGGGCACCGTGCTGAAGATGCCGGCGCTGGGCGAGAGCGTCACCGAGGGTACGGTGACCCGCTGGCTCAAGGAGATCGGCGACACCGTCGAGGCCGACGAGCCGCTGGTCGAGGTCTCCACCGACAAGGTGGACACCGAGATCCCCTCCCCGGTCGGCGGCACCCTGCTGGAGATCCGGGTCGGTCAGGACGAGACCGCCCCGGTCGGCGCCGACCTGGCGGTGATCGGCGCCCCCGGCGGCGCCGCCCCGGCCGCCGAGCCGGAGCAGCAGCCCGAGCCGGAGCAGAAGGCAGCGAAGCCGGCCGCCGAGCCGGAGCCGAAGGCCGAGAAGCCGGCTGCCGAGCCGGAGCCCGCGAAGGCGGCGGCGGAGCCGGCCGGTGCGTCGTACCAGACCCCGGCGCCGGAGACCGAGCGTTCCGCGCAGCCGGCCCGGACCGAGCAGGCCGCCCAGCCGGCGTCGCGCGGTGCGGCGGGAACGCCCGCTCCGGCCCCGTCCGGCGAGAACGGCGCCGGCTACGTCACCCCGCTGGTCCGCAAGCTCGCCAGCGACCAGGGCGTCGACCTCTCCACGGTCAGCGGTACCGGGGTCGGTGGCCGGATCCGCAAGCAGGACGTACTCGAGGCGGCGGAGCGGGCCCGCGCGGCCGCACAGGCCCCGGCCGCCCAGCCGGCCGCGCCGGCCGCCGCTCCGGCTGCCAAGGCCGAACCGAGCCCGCTGCGGGGCAGCACCCAGAAGCTGCCCCGGATCCGCGCGGTCATCGCCCGCCGGATGCAGGAGTCGCTGCACGAGATGGCGCAGCTCACCACGGTCGTGGAGGTGGACGTCACCCGGATCGCCCGGCTGCGGGCGCAGGCCAAGGACACCTTCCTGCAACGGCACGGGGTCAAGCTGTCGTTCCTGCCGTTCTTCGCGCTGGCCGCCGTCGAGGCGTTGCAGACCTACCCGGTGGTCAACGCCCGGATGGACCTCGAAGGTGGGACGATCACCTATCCGGAGGCCGAGCACCTGGGCATCGCCGTGGACACCGAGCGCGGCCTGATGGTGCCGGTGATCCACAACGCCGGTGACCTGAACCTGGCCGGGATCGCCCGCCGGGTCGCCGACCTGGCCGAGCGGACCCGGACCAACAAGATCAGCCCGGACGAGATCGCCGGGGCCACCTTCACGCTGACCAACACCGGCAGCCGGGGCGCGCTCTTCGACACCCCGATCGTGCCGGCGCCGCAGTCGGCGATGCTCGGCACCGGCGCGGTGGTGAAGCGCCCGATGGTGGTCAACGACCCGCAGCTCGGCGAGGTCATCGCGGCGCGCTCGATGATCTACCTGGCACTCTCCTACGACCACCGGCTGGTCGACGGCGCCGACGCCGCCCGGTTCCTGACCGCCATCAAGGAGCGGCTGGAGGCCGGCCAGTTCGAGGCCGAACTCGGGCTCTCCTGA